The Candidatus Poribacteria bacterium region TCACTCATCGCCGCTCCGGCCTTCGCCGCACTCTCCAGCTTCATACCGGCGATGGTGGCCGTGACACAAGACCCCGCCCTCACGCTGAGGGAAGGGTGAGGAGGTGCGATATGACGTGGTTTAGCTTCCTATGTCTCGCATATGCCGCTCAGCCCGTTAGCGCGTCGAAGCTTGTGTTAGCTTTCTATTACCCATGGTACGGCAACCCACAGATGAGCGGTAGATGGGTTCATTGGTCGGGCGTGGATCAGGAGAAAAAGGAGATAGCGAGCTCCACTCACTATCCCACCCTTGGACCCTATGACAGCCATGATCCCAAACTGTGCGATCAACACGCCAAATGGGCCGAGGAGAACAGCGTGGACGGTTTCATCGTGAGCTGGTGGGGTAAAGGGGATTTCAGCGACGAGGCGATGAAACCGATCCTTCGAGCCGCCGAACGATACGGAAGGCTGGTGACGATCTACTATGAGACCGTCCCGGAAAATAAGGTCGATCGGGCGGTGGATGATCTTTTATACGTGTTGGAGGAATATGGGGATCAATCCGCATGGCTTAAGGTGGAGGGGAAACCCGTCATCTTCATCTACGGCCGGGCGATCGGACAGATCGGCCTTGAGGGATGGAGGGAGGTCATAGAGAAGCTGAGGGAGAGATATGGTGGTGGATTTCTTCTCATCGGAGACCGTATCTCCACCGAGGCGGCTGCCATCTTTCAGGGCGTCCACACCTACAACCCATGCGTAGCCATGCGGGACAAAACGGTGGACCAGGTGCGTCGATGGGCCAGGGATACCTACTCCGGGTGGGTCAAGGTCGCGCGGGATGGCGGCGTGATAAGCTGTATCACCATCATCCCGGGCTATGACGACACGAAGATCAGAAAACCCGGCATAAAGGTCGATAGGTTCGACGGCGAGCTCTATAGGGTTCAATGGGAGGAGGCGATGGAGGCGCGGCCTGACTGGGTACTCATAACCAGTTGGAACGAGTGGCATGAGGGAAGCGAGATAGAGCCGTCGAAGGAGTACGGAGATCTTTATCTGAAGCTCACCCGCCGTTTCGCCGGGGAATTCAAGGGGAGGTAAGGGGTTAGAATGATATCCTGCGAAAGCCTCATCAAGATATATCGAACCGGCGGAAATCGGGTGAAGGCTCTGGACGGCGTCGATCTCCGGATCGAGGAGGGCGAGTTCGTGGTGGTGAGAGGTCCCAGCGGCAGCGGTAAAACCACTTTGTTGATGATCATCGGCGGTATGCTCCGACCGACCGAGGGACGGGTGGTCGTGAACGGCAGGGATCTCTACTCGATGGGCGAGAGGGAGAGGGCTAAATTCAGGGCCGAGAACATCGGGTTCGTCTTTCAGATGTTCCACCTGGTTCCCTATCTGAACGTCATCGAGAACGTCCTGTTGGCGGCAGGAGCCGGAGGGGGGAAAAGGGATAGAGATCGGGCGAGGGAGCTTCTGGGCAGATTGGGCCTTGCCGACAGGGAGCGCCACAAGCCCTCTCAGCTCAGCGCGGGCGAGAGACAACGCGTGGCCATAGCAAGGGCGATGTTCAACCGTCCCAAGCTTATCCTCGCCGACGAACCTACCGGTAACCTCGATCCGGAGAACGCCGAGGAGGTCTTCGGATATCTGGATGAGTTCCACAAGGAGGGCTGCACCGTTTTGGTGGTCACACATGGCAGGGAGGCGGAGAGGTATGCGGATCGAATCCTCCTCCTTCAAGAGGGCCGCCTAACTTCAACGTAGACTTCATCCTGTCCTCTAATAGTTCTTAGAGTTAAAACCGGACTGCTCAAGCTTTATATCGGAGATTACCAACGGAAGCTTAAACCGAACTTTCCTGGGGGAACCATTCGATTTAAAACCGAAGTTATCCTATATATCGGAACCCATGGGACAGAACTTTAGAGGAAAATCATCTTGAGGGGATCAGGATCTCCTAGGGTGTGCTCTCCTCTCTAAATAGCAAGGAATTAAAGCCCGCATTTCTCCATTTCTTCTTTTAGATCCTCTATGGTGAGGTGAATATATCTTTGGGTAGTCATTAGTGATTTATGCCCTAATATCTTTTGAACAGCTCTTATGTTCATCCCTCTTTTCAACATTCTCGTCGCGGCCGTATGTCTCAGCGTATGGGGTGTTACCTTCTTTCTGATCCCCGCTTTCATGGAAAGCCTTTTAACCACCCTGTTTATTGTCCTTGTGCTCCATGGGAAGAGAAACTCGTTTGACCTTCGGGATTTCATCACCAGTTGGAGATACCTCACAGCGCCTTTTGGTATAGGTATAACCCTGTCCTTTCTACCCTTACCCAATCTTATAGTCATGATACCCTCCTTCAGATCCACCTCCTGTGCTCTAAGACCTGCTACCTCAGAGACCCTCAATCCGCTTCTCGACATCAGCATGATCATAGCAGGATATCTG contains the following coding sequences:
- a CDS encoding glycoside hydrolase family 99-like domain-containing protein, encoding MTWFSFLCLAYAAQPVSASKLVLAFYYPWYGNPQMSGRWVHWSGVDQEKKEIASSTHYPTLGPYDSHDPKLCDQHAKWAEENSVDGFIVSWWGKGDFSDEAMKPILRAAERYGRLVTIYYETVPENKVDRAVDDLLYVLEEYGDQSAWLKVEGKPVIFIYGRAIGQIGLEGWREVIEKLRERYGGGFLLIGDRISTEAAAIFQGVHTYNPCVAMRDKTVDQVRRWARDTYSGWVKVARDGGVISCITIIPGYDDTKIRKPGIKVDRFDGELYRVQWEEAMEARPDWVLITSWNEWHEGSEIEPSKEYGDLYLKLTRRFAGEFKGR
- a CDS encoding ABC transporter ATP-binding protein, with the protein product MISCESLIKIYRTGGNRVKALDGVDLRIEEGEFVVVRGPSGSGKTTLLMIIGGMLRPTEGRVVVNGRDLYSMGERERAKFRAENIGFVFQMFHLVPYLNVIENVLLAAGAGGGKRDRDRARELLGRLGLADRERHKPSQLSAGERQRVAIARAMFNRPKLILADEPTGNLDPENAEEVFGYLDEFHKEGCTVLVVTHGREAERYADRILLLQEGRLTST
- a CDS encoding tyrosine-type recombinase/integrase; translated protein: MDNPKAEVKAFEEYLRSRGLSPRTIHEYTYDLRDFFSKYPEAKPEDLEKWLQLLSQNGLKLSSLQRKLASVRAWARWRRRMDILSMEWSWGREEKLPTFLSESEVEKLEKTAEEMEDPRYPAMIMLMSRSGLRVSEVAGLRAQEVDLKEGIMTIRLGKGRKDRVIPIPKGAVRYLQLVMKSRRSNEFLFPWSTRTINRVVKRLSMKAGIRKKVTPHTLRHTAATRMLKRGMNIRAVQKILGHKSLMTTQRYIHLTIEDLKEEMEKCGL